The segment GTAAGGCCGCAAATCATACCCTCGCCGCTTTTGGAAGGCCTCAAAAAAGCCCGCCGACCAATCTGCGCCGTACACTTCATAGCTATCGTTGTAAAATGCTCTTACGCCATGATTGCTGCCGTTGAAGGCTTGGGTAAAAGGAAGCAGATAAGCCTCTGTGGCCTCTTTAGACAAGTGATCTAAGGTGTAGCCTACGCCACCGGGTGCCGCTCTTTTCACCATCTGGCGCGTCTTTCCATTAAATGCCGCATAAATCTCCCAGGTACCGGCCGGGGCTTTCCAGTTCAGCTTGCCATCGGCGGTAGTCTTGTCGGTTAGGTTCAGGATGGCGCCTTTAGGGCCATAGGCTATGACGGCCTGCAACACTGCTCCTACTTCCTTTTGTTTGGGGTCTTTTATCTCCAGCGTTTCGGTGAGGGTCTGGCCACCGTTTAGGGTGTACTTTTGCATAATCAGCCGCGAAGCCGCATACTCCGGTTTCACCTGCGGACCACCGAAAGGCCAGCCTGTTCCCTGCGTCAGGTCTACGCCCATGTTCAGACTGCCTGCTTTCTTCACGGTGAAATCCAGCATGCCCATCCATTTGGGAGACAGGAAATCTATGTACTTGCTTTCGTGTTCTTTGGCCCCGTAAATGGGCGCAATCTCCACACCCCCTATTCCAGCTTTCGCGTATTCGTCCAGTAGCCGGTTAATATTCTTTTCATCTACGGCGTTGCCCATCCACCACCAGCGGGTCCAGGGGCGGTTTTCTTTTTTCACCTCGGGCCACAGGGCACTGCTTTGGGTCTGTTTTTCAGAAACTGCGCTGGAAACGGAATTGGAAGCTTGGGGCTGTCGGCAATTGGCCAGAATGGAGCCACACAGCACAAGCGAGGCAAGGAATTTAAATTTATGCGTCATGAAGAAAAATCTGGGTGAGTTGGGAAAAGGGTGCGTCAATCAAGCTGCTAGTTTACTCTAGGTGGAGGTTACGCCATGTAGAACACCTCTTTTAGAGGAACCGAGACGGGTGAATTGTCGGGGTTGGTTTCCATGATGTCGGCCATGTAAGCCCACCACTTCTGCACAATCTCAGTAGTGCCTAAATCCTGGGAAGAAGCGCCCTGCTGTTTCTGCACGGCAAACAAGGTGTTGGTTTCTGCATCCAGAAAAATGGAATAGTCGCTTACGCCAGCTTCTTTCAATAACTGCGAGAGCTCCGGCCAGATGGCATCATGGCGCTTTTGATATTCGGCTTCGCAACCAGGTTTTAGTTTCATTTTAAAAGCAAATCGCTGCATATCTTTATCTGTTCTTTCTATTGATTTCAAGTTCAGGAATTAGATGGACTTGGCGCACCTAAAACCGGTATGGAAGAGCGCGGTCTCGCGGGAAGAGGACGTACGCCCATTGATCTGGTAGTTGTGGCAAAACGTGGAATCGCACATGAACGAACCGCCTTTCAGAAGCATCACGTCGGGCATCTGCGGTTGCCCCTCCTCCATGAAAGCCTCCGATGTCCATTGCCACACGTTCCCGCCCATATCCGTCAGGCCGTGCCCCGTTTTCCCGAAGATTCCCACCGGAGCGGTATAGGGATAACCATCCTCTCCGGTGTTGTTTCCCGGGAAGCTCCCCTGCCACACGTTGGATTTGAACTGGTTATTTTCTACCAGCTTGTTTCCCCAGCTGTAGCGGGTGTTGTTTTTGCCGTTGCTGCGGGCTGCGTACTCCCACTCATACTCGGTGGGCAGGCGTTTGCCGGCCCATTTGCAGTACGCCACGGCGTCATTCCAGCTCACCTGCGTTACGGGGTGGTTGTCCTCAGCTTTGGCGGTTCCTTTGCCTAAAGGATACTCCCAATTCGCGCCGGCTACCAAGGTCCAGGTCTTTTTCTCCGGATCAAAAACCCCGGCATCCCCGAACTTCTCTGCGTCTGTTTTATAGCCGGTTTTCTGAATAAAGGTCCTAAACTCGGCTACAGTTACCGGATGCTGGTCCAGCAGAAATCCTTCTAGTTCTACCTCCTGCTGGTCCTCTCCTACTGTTCTCAGGAAAGACCCTTCCGGAATGTACTGCATGCCAGCGGGCACGTGTTCCGGTGCCTGCTCTTTGCAAGCAGCCATGACCATTAGAAACCCGATGAGAAGGAGAAATTGCTTCATTTGCTTTTTTTCTGCTTATCATACTCCAACAACTGCGCAAACGGCACCACATTGGCGCGTGTAGCCCAGGCGTTGTAAAGGGCTTCCATTTCCTGCACCTTTTTCGGATTCTGAGCACTAAGGTCGTTTAACTCTGACCTGTCTGTTTTAATGTTGTAGAGCGCCCACTTATTCTCCGGGAACATAGACACTAGCTTCCAGTCGCCCTGCCGCACGGCGCGGTTGCCTTCGTGCTCAAAGAAGATGGCGTCGTGCCCCTGCCATTTCTGCCCTTTAAACAAAGGCGCCAGGCTGATGCCTTCCATGGGTTTGATGGTTTTCCCCTGATAGGTTTTAGGATAAGCCACTCCGGCTAAATCCAGCGTAGTGGCCATCAAATCAATGATGTGGGCCGGCTGATGGTTGATGCTGCCGGGCTTGATAGTATTGGGAAAATAGGCGATAAACGGCGTGGAAATGCCGCCTTCGTGCTCCCAGCGCTTGAACTTCCGGAAAGGCGTGTTGCTCAGGTTGGCCCCTTCGTACTCGTATGCCGTGAAAGAAGCAGGATCACTGGCCGGCATCTTACTGGCGGCCAGAATTTCAGGCGTGAAGGCTGGACCGTCAATGTCTTCGTAACTGCCGCCGTTATCTGACAGGAACATGATGATGGTATTTTTGTCTTCACCGGTTTCTTTCAGTTTCTGGCGCAGGCGTCCTATGTTCTGGTCCATTCTGTCTACCATGGCCGCGTACACTGCCATTTTCTCCTCCCATATTTTCCTTTCCGCAGCAGGCACAGATTCCCAGGCGGGCACTTCTTCGTCTCTGGGGGATAGCTTGGCCGTCTGGGGCAGAATGCCCAAGGCCTTCATGCGTTTGAACCGCTCCTCGCGCAGCACATCCCAGCCTTTGCTGTACTTACCGCGGTATTTGGCAATGTCTGTTTCCAGGGCGTGTAGCGGCCAATGCGGGGCGGTATAGGCCAGGTACAGAAAGAAAGGCTTGGCTTTTTCTTTGCGCTCGTCTATGAATTTTAAAGCAAAATCGGTGTAGGCGTTGGTGGCGTAGAAGTCTTTGCCGGGCGTGTAAGCCGCATCGTCCAGACCGTAGGTGAGCTTCTGATTGGGCCGGTAAGGTCGGTTCCCGAAGTAGCTATTGGCCCCGTCCAGCAACCCGAAGTACCGGTCAAAGCCCTGCTTTACCGGCCAGTGTTCTTTGCGGTCGTTCAGGTGCCACTTGCCGGTCATCAGGGTGTTGTAACCGCCTTCTTTCAGGGCTTCGGCAATGGTCACGCACTCCTCGTTCAGCATGCCGCGGTAAGACGGGTGCTCGCGCTCGTTCACCATGTGTCCCACGCCGGCCTGGTGCGGATAAACGCCCGTGAGCAAAGAAGCCCGGGTGGGGCAGCACCGGGAGGCGTTGTAGAACTGCGTCATTTTAAGGCCGCCTTTGGCCAGGGCATCTAACTGCGGCGTCTGGATCTCAGACCCAAAGCTACCCAGGTCAGAATAGCCCATGTCATCGGCTAAGATGATGATGATGTTGGGCTGCACCTTTTGCGGCGCCAGCCCTAGCAAAAAACCTGAAGCAAGCACCAGGGAAAGGCTAAGGAAACGTTGCTTGATCATAAGAGGAAGCCTTGGGTTTAAAACAGAAAACACCTACCGGATGAGCTTTTAAAGTTTCATCCATGCTAAATATAGCAAAGCCCTTCCGGCTGATTATCCTGCTGTAACCTGCTTGTGTAAGGCTTCCTCCTACTGATTAGCAGCTATTTTCTTACCAGGGTCACGCCCATGAGGCCAATCACTACGTCGTTTGCCAGGGTTTTCACTTCCAAAGACTTCAGCTTTTTGCTTGGGTCTAACGGAAGATCCAGCACGGTAGCAGCGCCACCAGGGATATAGCTGTTGTAAGCAAAGCCTTTGATGTCTGAATAGTTGAAGTTCTGGATCACGTCACCGGTTTTCAGGTGGACCCTGATGGGCTTTGGTTTATTTACCGTGAATGAGTACTCGTTGATGTAGTAGTCCTGCTCAATGGGCCACCAGGTTTCCGGGTTCCGGAGCGTCAGTTTTTCCTGCGAGTTGTCTGCATAGGTCACCACCACCTCTCCATTATCAAAGCGCGACTGCATGGGGTTGGTGGAGCCGGCCATTAGCAGGTAGGCATGTGAGGCGCTTCCAGTCAGGGGCACGGTGGCGGCATCTGGGTAATTGTCCCACTGACTGGTAAAGAGGATGTTCTTGCTATTTCCCGGACCAGCTGTCTTAAACTGCAATCCGTTTGCTAAATGGAAAACGCCGTTTTCTCCGGCTTTGGCACGCAAGCCCGCGTCATCTATTTCTGCCGTCACCAATGGATAGCACCAGTTCCCGATGCCTTGCTTCGGTAGCTGCAGAGTAGCCGTAGCAGGCCGAGGCGAAAGGTACTCGTTCCGGAAGATCTGCGTGACTCTATCGTTGAAATGCGGAGTTAAGTCTACTACCTCTAACTTCTGCTTAGCAATTGACATAGACACTTCCCAATTCGTAAGTTCGCCCGTAGCAATGACTTTCCCCTTCGCTTCCATGCGCACCAGATTGGTGCCGGGTTGTAACTGCCCCACGGGAATTATTACCGGGGTGGAAGAGCCAAATGGAGCGACTGCCAATTTCTGTTTCTGAGTGAAATTGCCGGTGGAGATGGTAACTTCTTCACTGAACTCCGAGGCGGTGTTGTTCTGTAAAACCAACTGATTTTTGGCCGCTCCCGGTTTATGGATAACTACTAAATTAAAAGGCTCCCACACTTCAAAATCAATGGGTTGCCACCAGGTTAGCTGCCCCTGCTTGGCAAGCACAAAGAAGGAATGGTGCCCTACCTCGCCGGCGACGCTCGCCTCTACCCGGTTGCCTTTAGGAGTAGAGCTTGCCAGAATCTGCTGCGGATCTCTGACTTCCAGGACCTGGGCTTTTCCTGCGTCCACCAAGAACCCTGCACCATTGGCCGCAACTGCAGCATGCTTCATTTCAGCTGGTTTGTCTCCTGCCCAGGTAATGCTTACTTCATATTTGTTGGCCAATGCTGGAAGAATCTCAATCTGCGGTTTTCCAACGTTTTCCAGAAAACTGGTCCAATTCACAGGCTTTCCATTCACCAATACGGAAGCGACCCTGTCTTTCAAGGCGGCAGCTCTGAACTTTAGCTTTAACGGTTTCCCGAAGCGCGGCTCAATGGTATAGGTTTCCTTGTCTCCCTCTCTTTTAAAGGCATAAACCACATCAGGCGTTTCTATACTGGCGTGGTTCCAGTCTGCCGGTAAACCGGGACGCACCGTCAGTTCACCAGCCAACATATCGGGCAGAATCCCGAACATTCCTTCTACAACTGCTCTGGAGCTAATTCCAATGCCATCGGCAAAGTCGCGGTACAGTTCTCCCCGGTAATGGTCGTAGTGCGACAACTGTTGAAAATTACCCGGACTGGAGCCCATGTACATGCTTTCTATGAGCACACTCCGCATCAGTTTGTTGGCCTCTTCTGTACGACCTGCCTGCCAATACGCCAAAGCCGTATGCGCTACCTCTGCCAGTGCCACGTTATTCACCGACCACGTGTAAGGCATCCAATTGGAAGTGGTTAAGGTCACCAGCTCCTCTTTGGGCAAGTCTGAGTTCTTGATGGGAATGTGCGAAATTTGTGTGTCTACGTAGCGCAGCATTTGGTACGCCTGGAACGGGTCTGGCACTTCCGAGTCAAGGGTGTGGTACACGGTCCAGAGTCCGGCAGAAGTATGCAGCTTTTGCAATCCCAACAGGTCTTTGTATTCAGCGTACCAGCCTTGCTTTGGCATCCACATGGTGGCCCCAATGGCCTTCTTTATCTTCTCTGCTTCTTGTTTATAAGGTTCAGAGTTCTTGCCCAGAAGGGCAGCTAACCTGGCTACGGTTTTGTTGGAAAAGTAATGGTACGCCGAGGAATGGGTGACGCCCCCGCCGCTGTATTGAACGGCATCGCTGGCCCAGAAACTGGCATAAGCATCATACAAACCATCATTATCAGCGTCGAAATTCCGCTTCTCCCACGCCAAGTGTCGTTCAATGATGGGCCAGGCTTCCTGAATATAGGTCTTGTCACCCGTCCACAGAAAATGCCGAAGCATCTCATCAATGAACACCATGTTCATGTCATAGTGATGGGCCACCTTTTTAGGAGTGGGATTGCGGGAAATGTACCCGTTGGTGTACAAAGAAATTCCTATTTCTTCTTTCTGCCTGGCCAGGTTTCTGGAGGAGTCTGGTACCACAGGTCCGCTGGCTGGCTCTGTCACCTGTGCTTCACTGTACCCCTTGAAATGGGTACGTGCTCTATCGTGCCAGCCCAGGGCATCGGCCACATAGGTTCCGCGCCAACCATTAAGCGGCATGCGCCAGGCTATGGCTCCGTGCATGTAACTTTTACCATCCCAGATGGCATCAGCGGCAATACTCAAGGCTCCGCCTAAGGTATTCAGATAGGGGTCAGGGGTTACAATTTTCACCTGCCCCGCTATCTTCTGCCGCTGCTCATCTGCTTTCTGAAAAACCTTTGGCAATTCC is part of the Rufibacter tibetensis genome and harbors:
- the rhaM gene encoding L-rhamnose mutarotase; amino-acid sequence: MQRFAFKMKLKPGCEAEYQKRHDAIWPELSQLLKEAGVSDYSIFLDAETNTLFAVQKQQGASSQDLGTTEIVQKWWAYMADIMETNPDNSPVSVPLKEVFYMA
- a CDS encoding formylglycine-generating enzyme family protein translates to MKQFLLLIGFLMVMAACKEQAPEHVPAGMQYIPEGSFLRTVGEDQQEVELEGFLLDQHPVTVAEFRTFIQKTGYKTDAEKFGDAGVFDPEKKTWTLVAGANWEYPLGKGTAKAEDNHPVTQVSWNDAVAYCKWAGKRLPTEYEWEYAARSNGKNNTRYSWGNKLVENNQFKSNVWQGSFPGNNTGEDGYPYTAPVGIFGKTGHGLTDMGGNVWQWTSEAFMEEGQPQMPDVMLLKGGSFMCDSTFCHNYQINGRTSSSRETALFHTGFRCAKSI
- a CDS encoding arylsulfatase; amino-acid sequence: MIKQRFLSLSLVLASGFLLGLAPQKVQPNIIIILADDMGYSDLGSFGSEIQTPQLDALAKGGLKMTQFYNASRCCPTRASLLTGVYPHQAGVGHMVNEREHPSYRGMLNEECVTIAEALKEGGYNTLMTGKWHLNDRKEHWPVKQGFDRYFGLLDGANSYFGNRPYRPNQKLTYGLDDAAYTPGKDFYATNAYTDFALKFIDERKEKAKPFFLYLAYTAPHWPLHALETDIAKYRGKYSKGWDVLREERFKRMKALGILPQTAKLSPRDEEVPAWESVPAAERKIWEEKMAVYAAMVDRMDQNIGRLRQKLKETGEDKNTIIMFLSDNGGSYEDIDGPAFTPEILAASKMPASDPASFTAYEYEGANLSNTPFRKFKRWEHEGGISTPFIAYFPNTIKPGSINHQPAHIIDLMATTLDLAGVAYPKTYQGKTIKPMEGISLAPLFKGQKWQGHDAIFFEHEGNRAVRQGDWKLVSMFPENKWALYNIKTDRSELNDLSAQNPKKVQEMEALYNAWATRANVVPFAQLLEYDKQKKSK
- a CDS encoding DUF4450 domain-containing protein — translated: MLDKRIGAFALMVLVACQSQNVSMAPTNTAPKQNVAEISAPDKLNQERPLRYKPEGTDFCIINGTKRFNRALYGTGTAFRVETGDLPEFLMYMPGKGGNLKLGIATDAGNKWLTDAARIKAIYSPGTMRYEIKDPLLGEGQLNLQVLAMAAEDGLVMSLESTTDQPFELIWVYGGASGHKPSRDGDIGADPEEGFYLHPDHCKGNVFEIKSNSFLLGFETGKLRGDTSKQKVQEKGSQIFGVVAPGSVLKIGDAHQQSSPKALLQSNASDLPVVVGRQKIQGKQKVYFGLQNHLSAKAKTYQELPKVFQKADEQRQKIAGQVKIVTPDPYLNTLGGALSIAADAIWDGKSYMHGAIAWRMPLNGWRGTYVADALGWHDRARTHFKGYSEAQVTEPASGPVVPDSSRNLARQKEEIGISLYTNGYISRNPTPKKVAHHYDMNMVFIDEMLRHFLWTGDKTYIQEAWPIIERHLAWEKRNFDADNDGLYDAYASFWASDAVQYSGGGVTHSSAYHYFSNKTVARLAALLGKNSEPYKQEAEKIKKAIGATMWMPKQGWYAEYKDLLGLQKLHTSAGLWTVYHTLDSEVPDPFQAYQMLRYVDTQISHIPIKNSDLPKEELVTLTTSNWMPYTWSVNNVALAEVAHTALAYWQAGRTEEANKLMRSVLIESMYMGSSPGNFQQLSHYDHYRGELYRDFADGIGISSRAVVEGMFGILPDMLAGELTVRPGLPADWNHASIETPDVVYAFKREGDKETYTIEPRFGKPLKLKFRAAALKDRVASVLVNGKPVNWTSFLENVGKPQIEILPALANKYEVSITWAGDKPAEMKHAAVAANGAGFLVDAGKAQVLEVRDPQQILASSTPKGNRVEASVAGEVGHHSFFVLAKQGQLTWWQPIDFEVWEPFNLVVIHKPGAAKNQLVLQNNTASEFSEEVTISTGNFTQKQKLAVAPFGSSTPVIIPVGQLQPGTNLVRMEAKGKVIATGELTNWEVSMSIAKQKLEVVDLTPHFNDRVTQIFRNEYLSPRPATATLQLPKQGIGNWCYPLVTAEIDDAGLRAKAGENGVFHLANGLQFKTAGPGNSKNILFTSQWDNYPDAATVPLTGSASHAYLLMAGSTNPMQSRFDNGEVVVTYADNSQEKLTLRNPETWWPIEQDYYINEYSFTVNKPKPIRVHLKTGDVIQNFNYSDIKGFAYNSYIPGGAATVLDLPLDPSKKLKSLEVKTLANDVVIGLMGVTLVRK